A DNA window from Ictalurus furcatus strain D&B chromosome 22, Billie_1.0, whole genome shotgun sequence contains the following coding sequences:
- the hspb3 gene encoding heat shock protein beta-3, producing the protein MAEEGVTISHGISCPVRHKVHFEKKDLEKCKEIHQLFALPGLGQQELKLDTRSSTGFVGSDEDLGEPLFRILLDVTQFKPEDILIQVFEGWLMVRGQHGARMDEHGFVSRSFTRQYQLPDHQMQAGDLTAILCHDGILVVETKERWWAASD; encoded by the coding sequence ATGGCAGAAGAGGGAGTCACCATTTCTCATGGAATCTCATGCCCTGTACGGCACAAGgtgcattttgaaaaaaaggaCCTAGAAAAGTGTAAAGAAATCCATCAGTTGTTTGCCTTGCCAGGACTTGGACAGCAGGAACTTAAACTGGACACCAGAAGCAGTACTGGATTTGTAGGCAGTGACGAGGATTTAGGCGAGCCCCTGTTCCGAATCCTCCTGGATGTGACCCAATTCAAACCCGAAGACATTCTTATCCAGGTGTTTGAGGGGTGGCTGATGGTCCGAGGGCAACACGGGGCACGGATGGACGAGCACGGCTTTGTGTCACGAAGCTTCACCAGACAGTACCAGCTGCCTGATCATCAAATGCAGGCAGGAGACCTGACAGCCATACTGTGTCATGATGGAATATTGGTGGTGGAAACCAAAGAGAGATGGTGGGCAGCATCTGATTAG